CAATCAGCTTCCTGTATCAGCGTAAACATTCCTGTTCCTATGGAGACGAGCTCGCGCACTCAAATGATTGGCTGCAGGACCCGTGATTGTGATCTTTATTAACCCATTCAGACCCACTCTACTACATTACAAATGcacatcacttttttttttttttctccagtgattgaattctattaaaatgtaatatttgttgGAGTTTTATGCCTGAATGTACAAGGATTTTGTATTAACTTAAAAAAGTTTTCTTGAAATGCTCAAGACTGCAATGACCgtgattattctttttttttcttttcttttctttttttatttatttattaccatTAAAGAAATAAAGCATATATTTGGTGTTTCTGGAACATGATGGTCCGAATGTTATTTCCCTGTCTAATAGCAAAAAGATGGAACAATGAACAGTGTTAAATGGCATATTATggttttactctttttttttttctttctttctcaaaaGACACACAAAGCTGCAATGAAAGCGAATGCCTCATAAAACTACACCCTATCAATATTCTGGAATTCGGCTGTCACGTGTAAATTGAAACATAACCCAGAAGGCGTAAAACTTTCCCTGTGCGCAACAACAACCTCCAAAGCGCACACAGTCCATTCTGACCATGAAAGGATTTTTAAACTTTATGTAGTTTAGTTAAATAGACGCGTGCAATCACAAGGTTTTGAACATAACATAATCATTCTTATTTATGCTGCATTTGCAAGTCTTGGTTTGGAACTGAGAAGTTTTTGGTGATGGGCATGGCTGTACTCTGGGGTTCCCCGGTGAGTTTTCTTCATGTCTGGCTTACCCTGGTGATCTGCAGCCAGTGTGCTTTGGCTTTTTCGGTCGCTGGACAACAGGAGACGACCTGTGACGCGAACGGTAGTGTTTACTATGTGGGCGAATGGTACTTTTTAGACTCAGATCATTGTACCCAGTGCGAATGTACAGCAGAAGGGTCTGCTTGCGCGCGGACTGAGTGCACATCCCTGCCTGCCGCCTGCATCCATGTCAGCCATTACCCGACAGACTGCTGCCCGAGATGCGAGAAGATCGGCTGCGAGTACGGGGGAGAAGTCTACGAACTGGGCCAACAATTTCAGGTATAGTCCAACGTGTCTGTAAAGAGTCTACCTATGTCCACAGAAAGAAAGGaagacatttttacatttctaagtGGGCTTTAGGTCTGAATGTTCTCTGGTTTTATATTTGTCGTTTTAACTGCTCTCCTAAATAATTGAACCCATAACTTTTTTACACATGCTTGCAGTTTAGAAACCTGTAATACATTAATGTTGATGCGAAATTtgacaacaataacaaaataaaactatttattaaGAGAACagcataatgtttttttatgatttaaagaTAGGCAATAATTGATTAAAAGATGAGTGAACAggccctttttttcttttcaaggTTTGTTAATAATAGGCTTTCGTTTCAGTTGAGACATGTTTTCCCTGGGTGGTTACATTGTTTGAAAGTTTTGGTATTGGTCCCAAAAggacaattcaaaatatttagcGCCATCACGTGGTTGATGATAAAATGAATTACGTCTCCATTAGTGGTGGAGACTCATCTCTGTGACTTTTCGAGCAGGTTACAGCTtaacgccagtaggtggcaattGTGTAACGAGTAAGAGTGTCATTAAATAGTTCACTGAACCAATTCGTCAAAACACCGAATCAGCCAAAACAGGCCTTATCCTTTATTGTTGAATCTTCGTAAACAAGGATCTGCTGAGCAAATCTGTAGGCATGCAAATTTGGAGTCTCAACTGACTCTCCTTCATATTCAAAACAGCACTTTGTTTAGTGAAGAAGTGTTTTGGTGCAATAGGTCCAGCTCCTGGGGTCCAACAAATGAAATGCTTCTTAATTAACAGCTCACAAACCTATGCTGTTTGCTAATGCACCAACCAAACTCTGAATACAGAAAAGCATGTCATGCATTTCAAAAGAGAGTTTGATTTGTTCATGAAAAAGATTCAAAATAGCACTACAGTAATCTTTATTCATAAGAACAGGTATTAATACAGCAGAACTAGTCTTAACTTGTCAAGTTGTTGACTGTTTATTACTTGCAGTCCATACAGATTACAATGTGAGAATTGGGGGACAATCAATTCAAATGGTTCAAACATACCAAAACAAAAGCTTTATCATGGTAAGCAAACAAATAGATACGCTACATCATACATAAAGACTTAGATTCCAATTATAGGTTGAATGAACCTTTTTGTTGAGCCGGAACAAAAGCAGCTCTTTGCTTCTGCAGCACAATTGTTTAATATGATCACCTTCCATACCCTTTCGTGAACATGGTTATGCATTGTGTAAGTTAAAAGCTAATACAGTCAAGATTCTTTTGTTCTGAGGCAAGGTTGAAGCACAAATCTGATGTACACTGGGCTGAAATCATAAAGGGCAATTTAATACTCTGTTTGAGGAACTGAAGAATGAAATATCTCTGGTGGCACAGGCTTGGAAAAAGCAGGGCTTATATGTGCTTCATTATCTCCCTGATTTGGTTATTATGGCTAATGGGGAATCCCTGAGGGGAAAATTGAAGCCTTCTGACAGACTCCAAGGAATACACTTTGCCTGAGCTGACATCATTTTCTTCCAGTCCATTTAACCCAACCTCCAGTACTGAGCCACAGGTGGTAATGCAGCTCCTACTTAATCAGCAGTGTGGGAGTGGAATTTGATCACATTCTTCACATTGTAGGGCATTAAAACGCAGTGTTGGATTGGCACAACAACAAATGTCGGTATATACAAGCAAGCAATTTGTCCTGCTGGTTCTGTTTAAAAAGCTGTTCAAAGGAATAGAGTAATACATGTGTTTTTCAACTGATGatttgtatttgatttacagCCGTCAGCGTGTGAGCAATGCACCTGTCACAGCGACGGCATCGCCCGCTGTCAGGTCGCAGACTGTGCCCCTCCACCATGTGTTAACCCAGTCTATCAAAAAGGGAAATGTTGCCCTCAGTGCAAGGATGGTAAGTTTTTcagaagtgaaaaagaaaacagtgcCATATTTGTAAGGCTTATTACActtttatttactgtaattgCCCAAGTCTCGACTAACTCAGTATGACATTCTCATAGCCTCAACACATACATGCAGGATACAATTGTGTTTGGTCTTCGGTAATGATTCTGTATgtaatatatctatataattCATTCAATAACAGATGAGAAAGTTCAGAAGCCGGGCCATGTGCTAGGCCAGTTTCTGCACCTGAAATAAGATAACACTCCTTATGAGTTGAGCTTCTGCCGTATTGTTTTCTCTGTATACTGTGAAGTATGAAGGTAATTATAGTGTTTACTGAGAGCAAAGATAAGGCAGGCATGTAGGCAGCCAAAACAACACACATAAATCAAACATATACTTCACCAATGTGATAAATGGTCAGTTCCTCAAATGATGTTGCATTTTTGTCGATAAAAATGGCCTCTGTGGgggaaaatgttaaattaagttTTCTGTTAATCTAAAGTAACTTCCAAATTAAAGTAGAACCTTATCTTAAACGTTAAACACTCTAAAAAAGCAATGTGCCATTATCTACACTCCAAGGCTTCCTAATTAGTGGCGCTTGCTGAGGTTTTTCAAAAACTCCTGACCTTAAGTATTTAAATTCTGCACATAACTTGTCCAGCACAGTTTGTGCTACAGACATGAATGACACCTGAGGTTGTGCAGACGTTTGAGGAAAGTGTTCTGCTACTTTTCTAAGCATCTGAATTTTGAGTTACAAGAGAGAAAAAATCCAGAATTATAGAGACTTGAGAGGCTTTTCTGATTTGGACTAGGAAGTAACCACTTAGCAACATCCAGAAAACCATTGCAATAGAGTAAGAAAAAGTTCCAAACCACCTTCGCAATTACATAACAACACTTTAgttcagtggttctcaactgagCAAACATCTAAAGGGCCACAGGAAtgacttaaaatgatttaaatcatAGTTGTATAAAAATAATCCAAATTATAGTTTATGTGGGGGCCTTCAAGTCAAAAAGGTACCATGGCAATGTTTTCTCCATACATATAAGTAgtttattattgaaaatattatCTCTTAAAGGTGAAGTTTTCCATTTCTGCATCTCTTGCATCACCAAGTGGAACTGCAAAAACAAGGTTGGACACAGTCCCATAGCCCCGCCCCAAAAATCACACTATTGGTTGAGATAATGTTGCTATGTCTGGCTTGTCAGTATCAAAACAaagttttaaaggaatagttcacccaaaaatgaaaattttgtcatcatttgctcaccctcatgtcgttctttctgatgttgacataaaataagatattttgaagaatgctggtaatcaaacagttgaccgtccccattgatttccatagtatttcttcTCCCAAGTCAATGGGGACTAACAACTGTTTGGTatttcaaaattcttcaaaatatcttctatggtgttcaacataagaaagaaacttaaaCAGCTttggagtaaatgatgacaaaattttcagtttggtgtgaactgttcctttaatagtGGCACTGTGTTTACAACTTGTGTATTGCTCACATATATCTGTCTCTGTATATTAGGATGAGAcagctaaaaatattttaactttgGAAAAATGTCACAGTTCACCTTTAACTACAAAAAATGGGCCTCATTAATCATCTCTTTCTTGTGGCTCCAGGGCCCAACTGTTACGTGAATGCCTCTAGGACCCAAGTGATCCCTGGAGGTGAGCCAGTTTGGGTCGACTCCTGTACCAAATGTCGATGTCACGACGGTCAGGATGCAGGTTACTGGGAAGGCAACCGCTTGGCAACGTGTTCCCATGTGCACAACTGCCAGCCTGACAAGGGGCTGAACTGAGAAAAGAGATCAAAAATAGGGTCATCTTTTATCCTTGTTTAAACAATGGATGACAAAACTCGGCAGATATTTAAACCACTCTTGCAGAAGAAAGTGTGGAGGCTATTTGTGttatatgattaaaaaacagtctattattcttcttcttcttatgtTAACTAACCATTTAACGTCCATTTGTTAAAGTACAACTACTTAGGGATATTCCCTAATAAAACAGATAATAGAGCTTAGTATTGAGACAACTTTTTGGACATGTGAGCATATTAACATCTACAGTACATTGGGCACTGTGTAGTGCACACTTGCACCTGCAAATGCAATGATCATCCGctaaactacatttttttattggtgTTTTTACACGATTTAAAGTAGcatgtatgtttatattattttctgcTTCAAAAGACTGAAAACCAAAGTGTTGAGAATGCAAGACTTACATTACTGCCATGCAGGCATGGAAACAGCTAATGTAGCATGAAATACAGACAAACCTATCATAAATGAATCATGTATAAATAAAGCAGTCTCATTTTTGCTTGATTTCTGTTCTGACACTGTGGTAatattgcttctttttttttcgaGGACTGTATTTGCAGCAATGACAGAATgtacacaaatataaataaaccacaAGTGATCTATGTGTCTTGTCTTATTATCCCATATATGAAGTTAGAGGATGTTTGTGTTGTTATTTCTACTAGTTTATTGCAACATCTGTcacataaaaaataactttttgagAGGCAGATTATTGAGTTTCCTGCATACGGATGACAGTTTAGAGATACGATGTTCTCTTTCCACTAAACTGCCATGGTCCCCGAGAAGTGATTTGGAATGGTGCTGGTAAAAGGTGGGTGTTGAAATAATCAGGTTTATTACTTTGTTCTGATCCATTTTGCCTCATAACTGACTTCTTATAGATTCCATATTccacacacacaacaacaacattataataAGGCATTCTACATTCATTCAAACCCAGAAACTCAGCATATAAACAGTAACCCATCATCAGATTCTTGTAGCATCAGATTTATTGATTGTATACAAAAAGTATGTTTGATATGACATAATGCATTCTATATAAGATATAGTATTTTGACATTCAATGTACAAAAAACCTTGATAGACACAGTAAGTCTTTAAAAATGCGCCCCAGGCATGAAGACCTGAGGCCGTCAGTAGTTTCTTAAGCAAGTCTTTGTGTAGGTGTGGAATACTTGCCCACATCTGTCCCTCTCTCACATTAATAAGCATGAAGCACAGATGGAGTTCTTTTCCAGAGAACGACTGAGGACAAAAAGGGTGATGGAGGAGAGAGGGTGAGCATTACGTACACAAGTCTGTGTGTGCAAGCTTTCAGGATGGGAAGGTTTGCTGACCCAAGAGTGATATAAAAGAATggcatcaaaataaaaagtatattcaTTTGTGGCACCGGTGTGATTTTGCAAACTATAAAGCGAGATTCGCTGAAGAACAGCATCCTGACCTCAAGGATTGCATTTGTGCTTTGCAAGGTTGGTAATGACAGTTGTGCGAGCTTTACTTGATTGCATTGTTAGCACAAGAAATATGAGTAACTTTGAAATGGAACAATCAGATGATCTAAATGTATACACTTTTATAAACTGCAATGAAACTTGAATTCCATTCAAAACACTAAAGAATAATGCAACTCTGTATCTACACTGTAGAATATAAGTAGCTTTTTTTGCCACTGGGGCAAAATTAAGATCAAAAAATTGATTGTATCACCAgactaacttaaaaaaataaaaaaataaaaaaaaattaaaaggaaatttcattattttcctcactAATAAGAACCATAACTACAGAATTAAGTCACACAATCCAAATACATGGCCTTACTAGAACCCCTTTAAGGTGTACTCAGTAATTTCATacgtaattatatatataattaatatgtaaatatgtaatatttcaaactttttgcTCACAAAgacggcatttatttgatcaaaaaatactgtaaaaacagaattattgtgaagcattattacaatttaaaataactgttttctatttttaacaatgttaattGTTCAAAtctaatgtattcctgtgatagcaaagctaaattttcagcagtcacgtgatccttcagaaatcattctaataatgctggatatttttgaggaaacacTGATACAGGATTCATCGATagacagaaagttcaaaagtgcagtgtttatttgaaagtgaaatctatttattgtcacttttgatcacttaAATGCATCCctgctaaataaatgtatcatttccttaaaaaaaataaacctttGAATGTTACATAAATAGATACTGAATAATTTCACTTGTGAAATAAATTAGTCTTGGCAGCATACATCTGCCATGTCAATCAGTGCAACCAACAAAAATGACTGAGTACAcctttaaatcaatataaaacatatttttcagaAGAATGGCTACACATTATACACTATCATGCTGTATCAAGCCTGACAGACTGCATGCAACAATGTGCGTGAGGCCTTCAATATGTTGGATTTAGTTCTGCTCACTCCGTATACACCATATGGactgcatttttcattttgaaaaaattaaGATAATGTAAATGACATGCGCTCTGCAACATAGTTTCTTCTTCAATTTAATACACGTCTTGATACATGAACTCAAAAAGGAAGTAATCTCATTTTACTTCAACAGAAACAGATTTCTATTTCATTCGCCAAAACATTGCAGGACGAGcataatgtctttttaataaggATATTGGTTTGAAATCTCATTCGTGTTGAAGGTTTAGGATTCACTGCATTCTACAGCACTGTTTCTCAGCATTTGAAATGCAGGTCACAGCTAGAGTAAATATTATTGAATATGATCAATGAATAGTTCTGAATAGTGTGCACATGGATGTCAACTTTTAAGGCTATTAATCCATGAAAAATCAAAGGGCTTGAGGCAAAATTGTGTCAGGTAAGTATTAACAGTTATTTCGCTTGACGGCCAATGTACAAATACTGCGTGGCAAAAGTGATGCGCTTATAACTGACAGGTAGTGGTACCCATGAGACAGAGGTGATGAAATACTCAAGAAGGAAACAATGTTAGTGACACAGTGACTGCTTGGGTCAGCAGTTAAGACaacataaatgcacacacagaaATGAAATGGGTTGGTGAGGCTAAAATGAAAGGCATGAGGAGAAAGACGAggaaatgtgtattttaaaaagGACAGGGAGAGTGGCTGGGCTCTCATTAATGACTTCCTCTGTGCTGGGCTGAAAGAATCGTTGATAGCACAAAAGAAGCGTCCGCACACTGCGCAGAAAAGCCgataagagagaaaaaagagcTTGAACTCTCCTCACATTTACCCCTAATAATACATCTGAAGGCATCAGCTTGGTGTTTTCAGGCAGTAAAATAAAAGGTGAAGAAGGAATAAGGAGCaataaaacaactttaaaaGGCTTGCAAAGTATTGTAAAGAAAAGCAGTTCAATACAGTTATTCAGATCTTTTTGGAAGAGGTGAATAcagggtccaaaattaacattagcCAAACGCCAAATGCAAGTGAAAATCAACATAACATCGATGCATTATGAAAATGATGGAAACCAGATAAATCTTATAATCCatctatgtttttgtttttatctgaAGTTTTTTGTCCTCCGTTTTGGAGGACAAAAGtgtggggtcggtaagattgtTTGTCTTTGAAAGTCtttaatgctgcatttattcgatcaaaaatacagtaaaaacagtaatattgtgaaatattacaactgaaaataaatgttttctattttaatttatttgttattcctgtgataagatattcagcagccattgctcttcagtgtcatgtgatgcttcagaaataattctaatatgctgatttggcacTCAAGaggttgaaaacagttttttttttttttttttgcagaaactGTCAAACATTTGATTAATCTTCAATGAACAGATATtcgaaaagcatttatttgaaatttaaactaTACAAATGTACAACTCTTTACTGTAAGTATTCATTGacaaagtattcatttcttaaaaaaacatatcttactgaccccaaacttttgaagggtaGTGTATGAATATTATTCACATTAAGctatcaaaacaaaaacatgaaggaACATAATTATAGATCTTCATATTTAGTAGTTTTATAGCACAGTTAAGGCTGAAGTAGCTTCTTAGTGAACTGTGCTCTTATAAATATGCTAAAAACGACAGCTAATAATAATTCCTGTGCCacagaaacaaaaatatgttgaTTCATGGCCTGTAAGAAATAATTACAGCACATTCTGTAAACTTCCTCAAATAACTCGAATTGGAAGTTGTGGCAAAACATTGAGTTTGGACCCTTGGTGTATATTTTTTGATATTGGACATATCATagaatcatttaaataacaccTCCAAAGATGATCATCAAAAGAGGCGCGAGACTCTAAAACTGAATGACAAGGGCATTATTTGATCAAGTTTTTGATATATGACAGATCTAAATATGAATCTTTGAGgcaaatgaaagtaaacaaagAAAGAGTGGCTCGTAGCACAGTCAGTTTTGAGC
This portion of the Onychostoma macrolepis isolate SWU-2019 chromosome 02, ASM1243209v1, whole genome shotgun sequence genome encodes:
- the zgc:113531 gene encoding von Willebrand factor C domain-containing protein 2-like; protein product: MGMAVLWGSPVSFLHVWLTLVICSQCALAFSVAGQQETTCDANGSVYYVGEWYFLDSDHCTQCECTAEGSACARTECTSLPAACIHVSHYPTDCCPRCEKIGCEYGGEVYELGQQFQPSACEQCTCHSDGIARCQVADCAPPPCVNPVYQKGKCCPQCKDGPNCYVNASRTQVIPGGEPVWVDSCTKCRCHDGQDAGYWEGNRLATCSHVHNCQPDKGLN